From the Actinopolymorpha singaporensis genome, the window GGGTCCAGTGTGTCGATGCTGATCCGGGTCAGGTCCCGTCCCTCGCGGCCGAGCCGGAACAGCGCCGCGAGCAGCGTGAGACCGCTGTACGACACGTGCCCGGCCGGCGCACCGACCGCGTGTTCGGCGTCGGCGATCGCGTGCGGCACCACGCCGGTGAACAGCCAGGCGTCCACCTCGTCGGCGTGCTCGCGCAGGATGCGGGCGGTCTCCTGCTCCTGGCGGTACGGCAGGCGTACTGCCTGCAGGGCGGGCGTCGCATCCACCACCGCGGCGACTCGGGGCACCAGGTCGGCAGGGCCCACCACGCCGAACAACAGGGTCCGGTCCGCCCGCGGCACCACGCGCCGGCTTCCCTGGTCGGGGCGCGCCGCGGACGGCCGCACGGTTGTCTTCATGGCGCGTAGGTTACGGCCTCGGCCGGAACACCGCCCGCACTCTCGGCCGGTGGGGGCGGCGTCCGGCGTGAAAGCGCCACACCACCCGCATCCGGACTCCGCCCCCGAACCCGGACAGGGCAGACTCGGGGACCATGACCAGCAGCCCAGGATCGCCCGGAAACCCACCGACCGGCCTGGCCGGCGCGACGGCGGCCGTCGCCCAGGTGCGCGACCTTCTGCGGGGCGGGCTCGTGGCGGCGACGCTCACGCCGTTCCGCCCCGACGGCACCGTGGCGCGCTCGGCCGTGGCACCGTACGCCGCCGCACTTGTCGACGCCGGTGCACGTGGACTGGCGGTCGGCGCGCACACCGGCCGCGGCGTCCACCTACCCGCCGACGACCTCACCTTCCTGGTCCGCGAGTGCGGGCAGGCGACCGGGGCGCCGGTCGTGGCCGGCCTGTCGCTGCCTGCCGGCACCGGCTCACCGGACGACCTCGTCGCGCTCGGCGCCCGGCTGCGCGATGCCGGCGCCAGGGCCCTGCTGGTGTCCCCCGTTCCGTACGCCGACCGGGCCGCGACGGTCGGCCTGCACGTCCGGCTCGGTGAGGAGGTCGGCCTCCCGCTGGTGGCGTTCGTGTTGTACGAGCGCGCGAGCCGCCTGCAGTACGACGTGGGCACGCTCACCGAACTCCTCGCCCTCCCCTGGGTGTGCGGTGTCAAGCTGGCCTTGCTGGACGACGCGATGGCCTGCCAGGACCTGCTCGAGGCGGCCACCGCCGCGGCGCCCGAGGCGCTGGTGTTCACCGGTGAGGACCGGATGTACGGACCGTCGCTGATGTGGGGTGCGCAGGCGGCGCTGCTCGGGATCGCAGCCGCGCTGCCGGCGTGGTCGGCAGCCGTCCTGGACTCCTGGACGCGCGGCGACCTCCCGGAGTTCGTCCGCGCCTCCGCACGGCTGGACGCCCTTGCCAGGTTGACGTTCCGCGAACCGATGGAGGGCTACGTCCAGCGGATGGCCTGGGTGGCGGCCTGGCAGGGCCTGCTGCCCGCCGACGTCGCGTTCGACCCGTACGCCCCGCCGCTGCCGGCCGGTGAACGCGCCACCCTGCTCGAACGGCTGGACGCCCTCGGCGGCTGATCCGGGACTCAGACCTCCACGACCACCGGAATGATCATCGGTCGGCGGCGGTGGGTGTCGCTCACCCACTTGCCGATGGTGCGCCGGATCAACTGCTGAAGCTGGTAGGTGTCGTCCACGCCGTCGCGACCGGCCCGGTCCAGCGCCTCGGAAATCTTCTCCAGGACGGGATCGAAGACCGAGTCGTCCTCGGCGAAGCCCCGGGCCTTGATCTCCGGTCCCCCGGTCACCTTCCCGGTCACCGAGTCGACCACCACGATGACGGAGATGAAGCCCTCCTCGCCGAGGATGCGGCGGTCCTTCAGCGACGTCTCGGTGATGTCGCCGACGGTCGAGCCGTCGACGTAGACGTAACCGCAGTCGACCTTGCCGGCGATCCTGGCGACACCGTCGATCAGGTCGACCACCACGCCGTCCTCGGCGAGCACGACGCGTTCCCGGGCCACACCAGTAGCCACCGCCAGGTCGGCGTTGGCCCGCATGTGCCGGATCTCGCCGTGCACCGGCAGGACGTTGCGGGGCCGGATGATGTTGTAGCAGTACAGCAGCTCCCCGGCGGACGCGTGGCCGGACACGTGCACGAGCGCGTTGCCCTTGTGCACGACGTTGGCACCCCAGCGGGACAACCCGTTGATCACGCGGTAGACGGCGTTCTCGTTGCCGGGGATCAGCGACGACGCCAGCACCACTGTGTCGCCGACCTCGATCCGGATCTGCGGGTGGTCGCGGGCGGCGATCCGGGACAGCGCCGACAGCGGCTCGCCCTGCGAACCGGTGGAGATCAGCACCACCTCGTTGGGCTCGTACTTGTCCACGTCGCGCACGTCGATCACGGTGTTCGGCGGCACCCGCAGGAACCCCAGGTCGCTGGCGATGCCCATGTTGCGGACCATCGAGCGCCCGACGTAGGCCACCTTGCGGCCGTGCTCGACCGCGGCGTCCATCACCTGCTGGACGCGGTGCACGTGCGAGGCGAAGCAGGCGACGATGATCCGGCGGTCTGCCCTGGCGAAGACCCGGTCGATCGTCGGGGTGATGTCGCGTTCGGAGACGGTGAAGCCGGGCATCTCGGCGTTCGTCGAGTCGACCAGGAACAGATCGACGCCCTCCTCGCCGAGCCGGGCGAACGCCCTCAGGTCGGTGAGCCTGCGGTCCAGCGGAAGCTGGTCCATCTTGAAGTCGCCGGTGTGCAGGACGGTCCCCGCACCGGTGCGGATGGCCACCGCCAGCGCGTCCGGGATCGAGTGGTTGACCGACACGAACTCCAGGTCGAACGGGCCGAACCGCGTCCGCTGGCGTTCGCGGACGACGTGGTGCGGAACGTCCTTCAGCCGGTGCTCGCGCAGCTTTCCGTCCAGCAGCGCCAGGGTGAGCTGGGAGCCGACCACCGGGATGTCGGGGCGTTCGCGCAGGAGGTACGGCACCGCACCGATGTGGTCCTCGTGCCCGTGGGTGAGGACGAGCGCCTCGATGTCGTCCAGGCGGTCCCGGATCGGCTCGAAGTCGGGGAGGATCAGATCGACGCCGGGATGCTTGTCCTCGGGGAAGAGCACGCCGCAGTCGACGATCAGCAGCCGGCCGTCGTGCTCGAAGACCGTCATGTTGCGGCCGATCTCGCCGAGACCGCCGAGTGGGATGACGCGCAGCGCGCCGGGAGGAAGCGTGGGAGGGGTGCCGAGTTCGGGGTGGGGGTGGCTCATGAGGTGAGTCCAGCCTCCCGCAGGTCGGTTCCCAGCGCCCGGAGCTGGTCCTCCGTGGCCGGGACCAGCGGAGGTCGGACGGTACGGCCGGGCAGAACACCCAGCACTTCGAGCGCGGCCTTCGCCATGATCGCTCCTTGGGTTCGGGTCATGATCGCCTGGAACGCCGGGACCAGGCGGCGGTCGATCGCCCGCGCGGTCGCGAGATCACCCGCGTCGACGGCGGCCAGCATGTCGGCGTACTCCCTGGCCGCGACGTGGGCGACGACGCTCACCACGCCGACAGCGCCGGTCGCGAGCAGGGCGAGGTTCCACTCGTCGGACCCGCTGTAGTAGGCGAGGTCGGAGCGCGCCAGCACCGCGGTGGTGCCGGCGATGTCGCCCTTCGCGTCCTTCACCGCGACGATCCGCTGGTGCTCGCCGAGCCGGATCAGCGTCTCGGTCGCGATCGCGGTGCCGGTGCGGCCCGGGATGTCGTACAGCATCACCGGCAGCCCGGTGGAGTCGGCAATGGTGCGGAAGTGCGCCAGCAGGCCTTCCTGCGGAGGCTTGTTGTAGTACGGCGTCACCACGAGCAGGCCGTGTGCGCCGGCCTTCTCCGCCTGTACCGACAGCTCGACGGCGTGCCGGGTGTCGTTGGTGCCGGTGCCGGCGACCACGGTCGCGCGGTCGCCGACCGCCTCCACCACCGCGCGCAGCAGCGCGTCCTTCTCCGCGTCGCTGGTGGTGGGCGACTCACCGG encodes:
- a CDS encoding dihydrodipicolinate synthase family protein; translation: MTSSPGSPGNPPTGLAGATAAVAQVRDLLRGGLVAATLTPFRPDGTVARSAVAPYAAALVDAGARGLAVGAHTGRGVHLPADDLTFLVRECGQATGAPVVAGLSLPAGTGSPDDLVALGARLRDAGARALLVSPVPYADRAATVGLHVRLGEEVGLPLVAFVLYERASRLQYDVGTLTELLALPWVCGVKLALLDDAMACQDLLEAATAAAPEALVFTGEDRMYGPSLMWGAQAALLGIAAALPAWSAAVLDSWTRGDLPEFVRASARLDALARLTFREPMEGYVQRMAWVAAWQGLLPADVAFDPYAPPLPAGERATLLERLDALGG
- a CDS encoding ribonuclease J, translating into MSHPHPELGTPPTLPPGALRVIPLGGLGEIGRNMTVFEHDGRLLIVDCGVLFPEDKHPGVDLILPDFEPIRDRLDDIEALVLTHGHEDHIGAVPYLLRERPDIPVVGSQLTLALLDGKLREHRLKDVPHHVVRERQRTRFGPFDLEFVSVNHSIPDALAVAIRTGAGTVLHTGDFKMDQLPLDRRLTDLRAFARLGEEGVDLFLVDSTNAEMPGFTVSERDITPTIDRVFARADRRIIVACFASHVHRVQQVMDAAVEHGRKVAYVGRSMVRNMGIASDLGFLRVPPNTVIDVRDVDKYEPNEVVLISTGSQGEPLSALSRIAARDHPQIRIEVGDTVVLASSLIPGNENAVYRVINGLSRWGANVVHKGNALVHVSGHASAGELLYCYNIIRPRNVLPVHGEIRHMRANADLAVATGVARERVVLAEDGVVVDLIDGVARIAGKVDCGYVYVDGSTVGDITETSLKDRRILGEEGFISVIVVVDSVTGKVTGGPEIKARGFAEDDSVFDPVLEKISEALDRAGRDGVDDTYQLQQLIRRTIGKWVSDTHRRRPMIIPVVVEV
- the dapA gene encoding 4-hydroxy-tetrahydrodipicolinate synthase yields the protein MAPSSTPAEASRAPLGRVLTAMVTPFTAGGDLDLPAAQRLATHLVDTGNDGLVVSGTTGESPTTSDAEKDALLRAVVEAVGDRATVVAGTGTNDTRHAVELSVQAEKAGAHGLLVVTPYYNKPPQEGLLAHFRTIADSTGLPVMLYDIPGRTGTAIATETLIRLGEHQRIVAVKDAKGDIAGTTAVLARSDLAYYSGSDEWNLALLATGAVGVVSVVAHVAAREYADMLAAVDAGDLATARAIDRRLVPAFQAIMTRTQGAIMAKAALEVLGVLPGRTVRPPLVPATEDQLRALGTDLREAGLTS